The following are encoded together in the Nocardioides okcheonensis genome:
- a CDS encoding DEAD/DEAH box helicase codes for MTFADLGVPSSLVRVLDQQGITTPTPIQAATLPDSLAGRDVLGRGRTGSGKTYGFLLPLVARLDASKLPAMPRKPRALILAPTRELVGQIEASLAPLAKATGLTTRTVFGGVGQNPQVTALKKGVDIVIACPGRLEDLMQQGYADLSAVEITVLDEADHMADLGFLPGVRRIMDKTPQSGQRMLFSATLDKAIDVLVKRFLTDAVTHEADSAQSPVATMHHHVLHLSREQRVPVLVDLTSAPGRTVVFTRTKYGAKALARQLNKSGVPSVELHGNLSQNARTRNMEAFHAGTATTLVATDIAARGIHVDDVSLVVHADPPVEHKAYLHRSGRTARAGNEGTVITLMTDEQVRDVRDLTRQAGIKPTTTKVHGTDHPVLAQLAPGERTLVPGGLVVEAPASTGGGGRSNGANAQRKRARRSGATNGQSRRGNPTTYTSETPGSGGSKGGSNGGSNGGGQRRRSGGPSGGGAPSGGGNRRRRSVAARAASPASPARARAAAVATAPRRSAVAAERTD; via the coding sequence ATGACCTTCGCCGACCTCGGCGTTCCCTCCTCGCTCGTCCGCGTGCTGGACCAGCAGGGCATCACCACCCCCACCCCGATCCAGGCCGCGACGCTGCCCGACAGCCTCGCCGGCCGCGACGTCCTCGGCCGCGGCCGCACCGGCTCCGGGAAGACCTACGGCTTCCTCCTGCCGCTGGTCGCCCGCCTCGACGCGTCCAAGCTGCCGGCCATGCCGCGCAAGCCGCGCGCGCTGATCCTCGCCCCGACCCGCGAGCTGGTCGGCCAGATCGAGGCCTCCCTCGCGCCGCTGGCCAAGGCCACCGGCCTCACCACCCGCACCGTCTTCGGCGGCGTCGGCCAGAACCCGCAGGTCACCGCGCTCAAGAAGGGCGTCGACATCGTCATCGCCTGCCCCGGCCGGCTCGAGGACCTCATGCAGCAGGGCTACGCCGACCTGTCCGCGGTCGAGATCACCGTCCTCGACGAGGCCGACCACATGGCCGACCTCGGCTTCCTGCCCGGCGTGCGCCGGATCATGGACAAGACCCCGCAGTCGGGCCAGCGGATGCTCTTCTCGGCCACGCTCGACAAGGCGATCGACGTGCTGGTGAAGCGCTTCCTCACCGACGCGGTCACCCACGAGGCCGACTCGGCGCAGTCGCCGGTGGCCACCATGCACCACCACGTGCTGCACCTCTCCCGCGAGCAGCGGGTGCCGGTGCTGGTCGACCTCACCAGCGCCCCCGGGCGCACGGTGGTCTTCACCCGCACCAAGTACGGCGCCAAGGCTCTCGCCCGCCAGCTCAACAAGTCGGGCGTGCCCAGCGTCGAGCTGCACGGCAACCTGTCGCAGAACGCCCGCACCCGCAACATGGAGGCGTTCCACGCGGGCACCGCGACGACGCTGGTCGCCACCGACATCGCGGCGCGCGGCATCCACGTCGACGACGTCTCGCTCGTCGTCCACGCCGACCCGCCGGTCGAGCACAAGGCCTACCTGCACCGCTCGGGCCGTACGGCGCGCGCCGGCAACGAGGGCACCGTCATCACCCTGATGACCGACGAGCAGGTGCGCGACGTGCGCGACCTGACCCGCCAGGCCGGCATCAAGCCGACCACGACCAAGGTCCACGGCACCGACCACCCGGTCCTCGCCCAGCTCGCCCCCGGCGAGCGGACCCTCGTGCCCGGCGGTCTCGTCGTCGAGGCGCCCGCGTCCACCGGTGGTGGCGGCCGCTCCAACGGCGCCAACGCCCAGCGCAAGCGCGCCCGCCGGTCCGGTGCGACCAACGGCCAGTCGCGCCGCGGCAACCCGACCACCTACACGAGCGAGACGCCCGGCTCGGGCGGCTCGAAGGGCGGCTCCAACGGCGGCTCCAACGGCGGCGGCCAGCGCCGCCGCTCGGGCGGCCCGTCCGGCGGTGGCGCCCCCAGCGGCGGCGGCAACCGTCGTCGCCGCAGCGTGGCGGCCAGGGCGGCCAGTCCAGCCAGTCCGGCCAGGGCTCGCGCAGCGGCGGTGGCCACAGCGCCGCGTCGTTCAGCGGTCGCCGCTGAGCGAACCGACTGA
- a CDS encoding CPBP family intramembrane glutamic endopeptidase yields MRTWIRRSLWDVVPRDQRDSDTAFRRRQMVAAVVVLVGAAILGWSLRLEPGGGTFYVAAVVLAGVWAAGAFLSGRLHLGRIAEGEAFVRPVVAPVLLGLLLVGVFVLGSLVVREIDPLADYVSSVLAYADEGSLTVLAVITFVNGIAEELFFRGAMYAAIPRHPVLWTTLAYVVATLATGNVMLGFAAIVLGAVCGLERRASGGILAPILTHITWSLSMLFLLPLLF; encoded by the coding sequence ATGCGCACCTGGATCCGGCGCTCGCTGTGGGACGTGGTCCCGCGCGACCAGCGCGACAGCGACACGGCGTTCCGCAGGCGGCAGATGGTCGCGGCGGTCGTCGTCCTGGTCGGTGCCGCGATCCTCGGCTGGTCGCTGCGGCTCGAGCCCGGCGGCGGCACCTTCTACGTCGCCGCGGTCGTGCTGGCCGGCGTCTGGGCGGCGGGGGCGTTCCTCTCCGGCCGGCTCCACCTGGGCCGGATCGCCGAGGGGGAGGCGTTCGTGCGCCCGGTGGTCGCGCCGGTCCTGCTCGGCCTGCTGCTCGTGGGGGTGTTCGTCCTCGGCTCGCTCGTGGTGCGCGAGATCGACCCGCTCGCCGACTACGTCAGCTCGGTGCTGGCCTACGCCGACGAGGGCTCGCTCACCGTCCTGGCCGTCATCACCTTCGTCAACGGCATCGCCGAGGAGCTGTTCTTCCGCGGCGCGATGTACGCCGCGATCCCGCGGCACCCGGTGCTGTGGACGACCCTGGCCTACGTCGTCGCGACGCTGGCGACCGGCAACGTGATGCTCGGCTTCGCCGCCATCGTCCTCGGGGCGGTCTGCGGGCTCGAGCGTCGGGCCAGCGGCGGCATCCTCGCGCCGATCCTGACCCACATCACCTGGTCGCTGTCGATGCTCTTCCTGCTGCCGCTGCTGTTCTGA
- a CDS encoding NAD(P)H-binding protein, which translates to MPTVLVTGATGFIGRRLVPALVEDGHDVRAMTRRPESYDGPGEAVGADVMDPASLTAALEGVDVAIYLVHSLDDPDFERKDAEAARNFSRAASDAGLQQIVYMGGLGDDSEELSAHLRSRREVEGLLGGDGVPVTVLRAAIVVGHGGISWELTRQLVKNLPAMVVPKWVGTRTQPIAIDDVVRYLAGVVGQQEAHGRVFEIGGPETLTYREMLQGVALAMNGRKLPIVVLPLLTPGLSSRWLALVTDVDVTTGRNLIDSMSTEVVVKDTSIRDVVPGDPLTYREAVRRALAERAEAQAAGTL; encoded by the coding sequence ATGCCCACTGTTCTCGTCACCGGCGCCACCGGCTTCATCGGGCGCCGCCTGGTCCCTGCCCTGGTCGAGGACGGCCACGACGTGCGTGCCATGACGCGCCGCCCGGAGTCCTACGACGGTCCGGGCGAGGCCGTCGGCGCCGACGTGATGGACCCGGCGTCGCTGACCGCGGCACTGGAGGGCGTGGACGTCGCGATCTACCTCGTGCACTCCCTCGACGACCCCGACTTCGAGCGCAAGGACGCCGAGGCGGCGCGCAACTTCAGCAGGGCGGCGTCGGACGCCGGTCTCCAGCAGATCGTCTACATGGGCGGACTGGGCGACGATTCCGAGGAGCTGTCGGCCCACCTGCGCTCGCGCCGCGAGGTCGAGGGCCTGCTGGGCGGCGACGGGGTCCCGGTCACGGTGCTGCGCGCGGCGATCGTCGTCGGCCACGGCGGCATCTCGTGGGAGCTCACCCGCCAGCTGGTGAAGAACCTCCCCGCCATGGTCGTCCCGAAGTGGGTCGGCACCCGCACCCAGCCGATCGCCATCGACGACGTGGTCCGCTACCTCGCAGGCGTGGTCGGCCAGCAGGAGGCCCACGGCCGGGTCTTCGAGATCGGCGGGCCGGAGACGCTGACCTACCGCGAGATGCTCCAGGGCGTGGCGCTGGCGATGAACGGCCGCAAGCTCCCGATCGTCGTCCTGCCCCTCCTCACCCCCGGCTTGTCGTCGCGCTGGCTGGCGCTGGTCACCGACGTCGACGTCACCACCGGCCGCAACCTGATCGACTCGATGTCGACCGAGGTCGTCGTGAAGGACACCTCGATCCGCGACGTGGTGCCGGGCGACCCGCTGACCTACCGCGAGGCCGTGCGCCGGGCGCTGGCCGAGCGGGCCGAGGCGCAGGCGGCCGGGACCCTCTAG
- a CDS encoding ArsI/CadI family heavy metal resistance metalloenzyme, producing the protein MSRLQLALNVDDLETSIAFYSTLFGTGPHKVRPGYANFAVAEPPLKLVLVENRGQGGSINHLGVEVDTVDTVDAELTRLAAAGFATTEERDTTCCYAKQDKFWVQGTPDGERWEVYTITDDAPAEAVVETTCCV; encoded by the coding sequence ATGTCCCGCCTCCAGCTGGCCCTCAACGTCGACGACCTCGAGACGTCGATCGCCTTCTACTCCACGCTCTTCGGCACCGGGCCGCACAAGGTGCGTCCGGGCTACGCCAACTTTGCGGTCGCCGAGCCGCCGCTCAAGCTGGTCCTGGTCGAGAACCGCGGGCAGGGCGGGAGCATCAACCACCTCGGCGTCGAGGTCGACACCGTCGACACCGTCGACGCCGAGCTCACCCGGCTCGCGGCGGCCGGCTTCGCCACCACGGAGGAGCGCGACACCACCTGCTGCTACGCCAAGCAGGACAAGTTCTGGGTGCAGGGCACCCCGGACGGCGAGCGCTGGGAGGTCTACACGATCACCGACGACGCCCCGGCCGAGGCGGTCGTGGAGACCACCTGCTGCGTCTGA
- a CDS encoding helix-turn-helix domain-containing protein has protein sequence MAIEGGLDERPDEAVDLLSLDELTERTGVSARNVRFYASRGLVPPPVRRGRSGYYGPDHVARLELVRELQGHGFTLSAIERYVEQIPATATPSDIARHLSLLAPVTGDREVDVSGDLSGMGISPEAAEAVAEVYAEHGRQVAEELSEIVRTKVWPQFREAGYTAEQLREFIHRLKPLTIAGLVTAYEQAIDESQAAYDRRAPTR, from the coding sequence GTGGCGATCGAAGGTGGGCTCGACGAACGGCCCGACGAGGCCGTCGACCTGCTGAGCCTCGACGAGCTGACCGAGCGCACGGGCGTGAGCGCCCGCAACGTCCGGTTCTACGCCTCGCGCGGCCTCGTGCCCCCGCCCGTGCGCCGCGGCCGCTCGGGCTACTACGGCCCCGACCACGTCGCCCGGCTCGAGCTGGTCCGCGAGCTGCAGGGCCACGGGTTCACGCTGTCGGCGATCGAGCGCTACGTCGAGCAGATCCCCGCCACCGCGACGCCGTCCGACATCGCCCGCCACCTCTCGCTCCTCGCGCCGGTCACCGGCGACCGCGAGGTTGACGTCTCGGGAGACCTGTCCGGGATGGGCATCTCCCCCGAGGCCGCCGAGGCGGTGGCCGAGGTCTACGCCGAGCACGGGCGGCAGGTCGCCGAGGAGCTCTCGGAGATCGTCCGCACCAAGGTCTGGCCGCAGTTCCGCGAGGCGGGCTACACCGCCGAGCAGCTGCGCGAGTTCATCCACCGGCTCAAGCCGCTGACCATCGCCGGCCTGGTGACGGCCTACGAGCAGGCCATCGACGAGAGCCAGGCGGCCTACGACAGGCGCGCCCCCACGCGATGA
- a CDS encoding ArsR/SmtB family transcription factor has protein sequence MSKSELTLTPVETAACCSPLLREPLSAERAEGVAPLLKALADPVRLRLVSIVAASEGGEACVCDLNDAFDLSQPTISHHLKVLHDAGLLDRSKRGVWVYYAVRREVLADLAALIGGER, from the coding sequence GTGTCGAAGTCCGAGCTGACCCTCACCCCCGTCGAGACGGCCGCCTGCTGCTCACCGCTGCTGCGCGAGCCCCTGTCCGCCGAGCGCGCCGAGGGCGTGGCGCCGCTGCTCAAGGCGCTCGCCGACCCCGTACGCCTCCGGCTGGTGTCGATCGTGGCCGCGAGCGAGGGCGGCGAGGCGTGCGTGTGCGACCTCAACGACGCCTTCGACCTCTCCCAGCCGACGATCAGCCACCACCTCAAGGTGCTGCACGACGCCGGGCTGCTCGACCGCTCCAAGCGCGGCGTGTGGGTCTACTACGCCGTGCGCCGCGAGGTCCTCGCCGACCTCGCCGCGCTGATCGGCGGCGAGCGGTGA
- a CDS encoding carboxylate-amine ligase, giving the protein MRSMGVEEELLLVDARTGRPRNLAREVVRAAQAREAAAPAPSDGRGGSLGHELHKTQVETDTPPLESLPALDHALRAWRERTRTAALEVGARVLASGTSPLAGDSSVERSDRYDAMAHRYGLMMAEQLVCGCHVHVDVSGPDEGVGVLDRIRAWVPLLLAISANSPWSQSVDTAHESYRWQMQMRWPSAGPLPVLGSPDAYRRYVDAMLATGVPLDEAMVYSDARLSALHPTVEIRTADVCLDVRDAVLVAALSRALVETAAREWAEGVEPLDVPAPILRLAGWKAGRHGLAGELVDPPSGTSRPAADVLATLLDHVGDALHDTGDHDHVSRGLSRLLDDGTGARRQRELLDAAGPDDEDALSRAVVRLSRITVGE; this is encoded by the coding sequence ATGCGCAGCATGGGGGTCGAGGAGGAGCTGCTCCTCGTCGACGCCAGGACCGGCCGGCCCCGCAACCTCGCCCGCGAGGTGGTCCGCGCCGCGCAGGCGCGTGAGGCCGCGGCCCCCGCGCCGAGCGACGGCCGCGGCGGCTCCCTCGGCCACGAGCTGCACAAGACGCAGGTCGAGACCGACACCCCGCCGCTGGAGAGCCTGCCCGCGCTCGACCACGCCCTGCGCGCCTGGCGCGAGCGGACGCGCACCGCGGCCCTCGAGGTCGGCGCCCGGGTGCTCGCGTCGGGCACGTCCCCGCTCGCCGGGGACAGCTCGGTCGAGCGCAGCGACCGCTACGACGCGATGGCCCACCGCTACGGGCTGATGATGGCCGAGCAGCTGGTGTGCGGCTGCCACGTCCACGTCGACGTGTCCGGGCCCGACGAGGGCGTCGGCGTGCTCGACCGGATCCGGGCGTGGGTGCCGCTCCTCCTCGCGATCAGCGCGAACTCGCCGTGGTCGCAGTCGGTCGACACCGCCCACGAGAGCTATCGCTGGCAGATGCAGATGCGCTGGCCCAGCGCGGGCCCGCTGCCCGTGCTCGGGTCGCCCGACGCCTACCGACGCTACGTCGACGCGATGCTCGCCACGGGCGTGCCGCTCGACGAGGCGATGGTCTACTCCGACGCACGGCTGTCGGCGCTGCACCCGACGGTCGAGATCCGCACCGCCGACGTGTGCCTCGACGTGCGCGACGCGGTGCTGGTCGCGGCCCTGTCGCGCGCCCTGGTCGAGACCGCCGCGCGCGAGTGGGCCGAGGGAGTCGAGCCCCTCGACGTGCCGGCGCCGATCCTGCGGCTGGCCGGCTGGAAGGCCGGGCGGCACGGCCTGGCCGGCGAGCTGGTCGACCCGCCGAGCGGCACGAGCCGCCCCGCGGCCGACGTGCTCGCGACGCTGCTCGACCACGTCGGCGACGCGCTGCACGACACCGGCGACCACGACCACGTGTCGCGCGGCCTCTCCCGGCTGCTCGACGACGGCACCGGCGCGCGGCGCCAGCGCGAGCTGCTCGACGCCGCCGGCCCCGACGACGAGGACGCCCTGTCGCGGGCGGTGGTCCGGCTGAGCCGGATCACGGTGGGCGAGTGA
- the arsB gene encoding ACR3 family arsenite efflux transporter, translated as MLPLWIGLAMVGGLLLGRVVPGLGDALSAVEVDGVSLPIALGLLVMMYPVLAKVRYDRLDSVTSDRRMLVASLVLNWVLGPALMFALAWLLLPDLPDYRTGLIIVGLARCIAMVIIWNDLACGDREAAAVLVALNSVFQVIAFAGLGWFYLEVLPGWLGLDTAALDVSAWQIAKSVLVFLGVPLLLGWASRTWGERLRGREWYESAFLPKVGPWALIGLLFTIVVLFALQGEQVTSRPLDVARIALPLLAYFALMWGGGYALGRGLGMTYERTTTLAFTAAGNNFELAIAVAIATFGVTSGQALAGVVGPLIEVPVLVGLVYVSLALRDRFPHPAPTHEEVSR; from the coding sequence ATGCTGCCGCTCTGGATCGGCCTGGCCATGGTCGGCGGCCTGCTCCTCGGGCGTGTCGTCCCCGGGCTCGGCGACGCGCTCTCGGCCGTCGAGGTCGACGGGGTCTCGCTCCCGATCGCCCTCGGCCTGCTGGTGATGATGTACCCGGTCCTGGCCAAGGTCCGCTACGACCGGCTCGACTCCGTCACCTCCGACCGCCGCATGCTGGTCGCCTCCCTCGTCCTCAACTGGGTGCTCGGGCCCGCGCTGATGTTCGCGCTGGCCTGGCTGCTGCTGCCCGACCTCCCCGACTACCGCACCGGGCTGATCATCGTCGGCCTGGCCCGCTGCATCGCGATGGTGATCATCTGGAACGACCTCGCGTGCGGCGACCGTGAGGCCGCGGCCGTGCTGGTCGCCCTCAACTCGGTCTTCCAGGTCATCGCCTTCGCGGGCCTCGGCTGGTTCTACCTCGAGGTGCTGCCCGGCTGGCTCGGCCTCGACACGGCCGCGCTCGACGTCTCCGCGTGGCAGATCGCGAAGTCGGTGCTGGTCTTCCTCGGCGTGCCGCTGCTGCTCGGCTGGGCCTCCCGCACCTGGGGCGAGCGGCTGCGCGGGCGCGAGTGGTACGAGTCGGCGTTCCTGCCGAAGGTCGGCCCGTGGGCACTGATCGGCCTGCTCTTCACGATCGTCGTGCTGTTCGCGCTCCAGGGCGAGCAGGTCACCAGCCGCCCGCTCGACGTCGCGCGCATCGCGCTCCCGCTGCTCGCCTACTTCGCCCTGATGTGGGGCGGCGGCTACGCCCTCGGCCGGGGGCTCGGCATGACCTACGAGCGCACCACCACGCTGGCCTTCACCGCGGCCGGCAACAACTTCGAGCTCGCCATCGCGGTCGCCATCGCGACCTTCGGCGTCACCTCCGGCCAGGCGCTGGCCGGGGTGGTCGGCCCCCTCATCGAGGTGCCGGTGCTCGTCGGGCTGGTCTACGTCAGCCTCGCCCTGCGCGACCGCTTCCCGCACCCCGCCCCCACCCACGAGGAGGTCTCCCGATGA
- a CDS encoding acetyl-CoA C-acetyltransferase → MAEAFVYDHLRTPRGRGKATGSLHEVKPVDLVVGLLDELKTRNPTLDPARVDDVVLGVVTPIGDQGGDIAKTAALKAGYPETVAGVQLNRFCASGLEAVNQAAQRVRSGFEDLIVAGGVESMSRVPMGSDGGAWAMDPATALQTGFVPQGIGADLIATIEGWGRADVDAYAAESHHRAAKAWANGYFDDAVVPVKDLNGVTVLDRDETVRPDTSVEGLAGLKPSFAQIGRDAGFDDVALEKYHWVPAIDHVHHAGNSSGIVDGAAVMAIGTEEVGAALGLTPRARIVSTAVSGADPTIMLTGPAPAARKALARAGLEVDDIDLWEINEAFAAVAMRFMRDMGIGHDVTNVNGGAIAMGHPLGATGAMILGTLVDELARRDQKRGLATLCVGGGMGIATIVELV, encoded by the coding sequence ATGGCAGAAGCATTCGTCTACGACCACCTCCGCACGCCTCGCGGCCGGGGCAAGGCCACCGGCTCGCTCCACGAGGTGAAGCCGGTCGACCTGGTCGTCGGACTCCTCGACGAGCTCAAGACCCGCAACCCCACGCTCGACCCGGCCCGCGTCGACGACGTCGTGCTCGGGGTCGTGACCCCCATCGGCGACCAGGGCGGCGACATCGCCAAGACCGCCGCCCTCAAGGCCGGCTACCCCGAGACCGTCGCGGGCGTGCAGCTCAACCGCTTCTGCGCCTCCGGCCTGGAGGCCGTCAACCAGGCCGCGCAGCGCGTCCGCTCCGGCTTCGAGGACCTGATCGTCGCCGGCGGCGTCGAGTCGATGAGCCGCGTGCCGATGGGCAGCGACGGCGGCGCCTGGGCGATGGACCCGGCCACCGCGCTCCAGACCGGCTTCGTGCCGCAGGGCATCGGCGCCGACCTGATCGCCACGATCGAGGGTTGGGGCCGCGCCGACGTCGACGCCTACGCCGCCGAGTCCCACCACCGCGCCGCGAAGGCCTGGGCCAACGGCTACTTCGACGACGCCGTCGTGCCGGTGAAGGACCTCAACGGCGTCACCGTCCTCGACCGCGACGAGACCGTCCGCCCCGACACGTCGGTCGAGGGCCTCGCCGGGCTCAAGCCGTCGTTCGCCCAGATCGGCCGCGACGCCGGCTTCGACGACGTGGCGCTGGAGAAGTACCACTGGGTCCCGGCGATCGACCACGTCCACCACGCCGGCAACTCCTCGGGCATCGTCGACGGCGCGGCCGTCATGGCGATCGGCACCGAGGAGGTCGGCGCTGCGCTCGGCCTCACGCCGCGCGCCCGGATCGTGTCGACCGCCGTGTCCGGCGCGGACCCGACGATCATGCTCACCGGGCCCGCGCCCGCCGCCCGCAAGGCGCTGGCCCGCGCCGGCCTCGAGGTCGACGACATCGACCTGTGGGAGATCAACGAGGCCTTCGCGGCCGTGGCGATGCGGTTCATGCGCGACATGGGCATCGGCCACGACGTCACCAACGTCAACGGCGGCGCCATCGCGATGGGCCACCCGCTCGGCGCCACCGGCGCGATGATCCTCGGCACCCTCGTCGACGAGCTCGCCCGCCGCGACCAGAAGCGCGGCCTCGCCACGCTCTGCGTCGGCGGCGGCATGGGCATCGCGACGATCGTCGAGCTGGTCTGA
- a CDS encoding arsenate reductase ArsC has product MSHPTVLFVCVHNAGRSQMAAGWLQHLAGDRVEVLSAGSAPAETINPVAVEAMAEVGVDITSASPKVLTDAAVQTSDVVITMGCGDACPFYPGKRYEDWKLDDPAGQGIDAVRPIRDEIKRRVEELITSLA; this is encoded by the coding sequence ATGAGCCACCCCACCGTCCTGTTCGTCTGCGTCCACAACGCCGGCCGCTCCCAGATGGCAGCCGGCTGGCTGCAGCACCTCGCCGGCGACCGCGTGGAGGTGCTCTCGGCCGGGTCCGCGCCCGCCGAGACGATCAACCCCGTCGCCGTCGAGGCGATGGCGGAGGTCGGCGTCGACATCACCTCGGCGAGCCCGAAGGTGCTCACCGACGCCGCCGTGCAGACCTCCGACGTCGTCATCACGATGGGCTGCGGCGACGCCTGCCCGTTCTACCCCGGCAAGCGCTACGAGGACTGGAAGCTCGACGACCCCGCCGGGCAGGGCATCGACGCCGTCCGTCCGATCCGCGACGAGATCAAGCGCCGCGTCGAGGAGCTCATCACCTCGCTCGCCTGA
- a CDS encoding cation:proton antiporter, whose amino-acid sequence MTTGVVYLLLGLALLLAIVLPQVTRRIAISPPMVLVAVGMLIGLLPVADTVSLDPQDHRTVVTHVTEFTVLVSLMGVGLAIDRHFHVGSWWSWRKWSPVWRLLAVTMPLTIGAMALLGWWAAGLAPAVALLLGAVLAPTDPVLASDVQVGEPLTDDLEPSEGGDAPEEDDDIRFSLTAEAGMNDGLAFPFVHLALLLLAGGFTLADAGAWFGWYVVGKIALGVLVGVVAGRLLGRQAFRARSDNLRLADRGEPLLALAALMAAYGGAEVVGGYGFLAVFVCATTLRASERGHAYQRAMHAVVDRLERLMTLLVLLVLGMAMTQGLLEHLDWRGVVLTLALLLVVRPLVGWLSVSVAARDEHLDGGLDRGERLAVAFFGVRGVGSLYYLAYATSHEDVPGEDWLWSTVAFAVIASVLLHGVTATPAMSRLDARRRVAHSSG is encoded by the coding sequence ATGACGACCGGCGTCGTCTACCTCCTCCTCGGCCTGGCCCTGCTGCTCGCGATCGTCCTCCCGCAGGTCACCCGCCGCATCGCGATCTCCCCGCCGATGGTCCTCGTGGCCGTCGGCATGCTGATCGGGCTGCTGCCGGTCGCCGACACCGTGAGCCTGGACCCGCAGGACCACCGCACCGTCGTCACCCACGTCACCGAGTTCACCGTGCTGGTGTCGCTGATGGGCGTCGGGCTGGCCATCGACCGGCACTTCCACGTCGGGTCCTGGTGGTCGTGGCGCAAGTGGTCCCCGGTGTGGCGGCTGCTCGCCGTCACCATGCCGCTCACGATCGGCGCGATGGCGCTCCTCGGGTGGTGGGCCGCCGGCCTCGCGCCCGCGGTCGCCCTGCTGCTCGGCGCGGTGCTCGCCCCCACCGACCCGGTCCTCGCCTCCGACGTGCAGGTCGGCGAGCCGCTCACCGACGACCTCGAGCCGTCCGAGGGCGGGGACGCGCCGGAGGAGGACGACGACATCCGGTTCTCCCTCACCGCCGAGGCGGGCATGAACGACGGGCTCGCCTTCCCGTTCGTGCACCTCGCGCTGCTGCTGCTGGCCGGCGGCTTCACGCTGGCCGACGCCGGCGCCTGGTTCGGCTGGTACGTCGTCGGCAAGATCGCGCTCGGCGTGCTCGTCGGCGTGGTCGCCGGCCGGCTGCTGGGCCGCCAGGCGTTCCGTGCGCGCAGCGACAACCTCCGCCTCGCCGACCGCGGCGAGCCCCTGCTGGCGCTGGCGGCGCTGATGGCGGCCTACGGGGGCGCCGAGGTCGTGGGCGGCTACGGCTTCCTCGCGGTCTTCGTCTGCGCGACCACCCTGCGTGCCTCCGAGCGCGGCCACGCCTACCAGCGCGCCATGCACGCCGTGGTCGACCGCCTCGAGCGGCTGATGACGCTGCTGGTGCTGCTCGTGCTGGGGATGGCGATGACCCAGGGCCTGCTGGAGCACCTCGACTGGCGCGGGGTGGTGCTCACCCTCGCGCTGCTCCTCGTCGTGCGCCCGCTCGTCGGCTGGCTCTCGGTGAGCGTGGCCGCCCGCGACGAGCACCTCGACGGCGGCCTCGACCGGGGCGAGCGGCTCGCGGTCGCCTTCTTCGGCGTCCGCGGCGTCGGCTCGCTGTACTACCTCGCGTACGCCACCTCCCACGAGGACGTGCCGGGCGAGGACTGGCTGTGGTCCACCGTCGCGTTCGCCGTCATCGCCTCCGTGCTGCTGCACGGGGTGACGGCGACCCCGGCCATGTCGCGCCTCGACGCCCGACGGCGGGTGGCGCACTCGTCGGGATGA